A portion of the Pleuronectes platessa chromosome 15, fPlePla1.1, whole genome shotgun sequence genome contains these proteins:
- the btg4 gene encoding protein BTG4 has protein sequence MKEEIAAAVFFVARLVKRYGCLDNRGRERFATALTSALFESYKNHWHPKAPSKGQAYRCLRMNRVRLQDPVLQQACERSAVRYQDLGLPHELTVWVDPGEVSCRYGERSSPFCVSVVDSCRRDGGFSRRVHDAVERASLDIPSGSSDDEEEAGGDFSMSSMSNSMSSNSMSSSSGSCGGGSSVLSVLCPAPTPANNLEPKTIPTVSNPNSVYRFSEYSPGAPQTWVREKRKAFAGDSYPPHPPPTGGPGSQFSIQKGFKSYRATFTFTGPRVDKYHWVSKSRS, from the exons ATGAAGGAGGAGATCGCCGCCGCTGTGTTCTTCGTGGCTCGGCTGGTGAAGAGGTATGGATGTCTGGATAACCGCGGCAGGGAGAGGTTCGCCACTGCGCTGACCTCTGCCCTGTTCGAGAGCTACAAGAACCACTGGCACCCGAAGGCTCCCAGCAAGGGTCAGGCCTACAG gtGTCTGCGTATGAACCGTGTGCGGCTCCAGGACCCGGTGCTGCAGCAGGCCTGTGAGCGCAGCGCGGTGCGGTACCAGGACCTGGGCCTCCCCCACGAGCTGACCGTGTGGGTCGACCCTGGAGAGGTGTCCTGCAG gTACGGTGAACGCAGCTCCCCGTTCTGCGTCTCCGTGGTGGACAGCTGCCGGCGCGACGGGGGATTCTCCAGACGGGTCCACGACGCCGTGGAGCGGGCGAGCCTTGACATCCCGTCAGGAAGCTCCGACGACGAGGAGGAGGCCGGTGGAGACTTCAGCATGAGCAGTATGAGCAACAGCATGAGCAGCAACagcatgagcagcagcagcggcagttgtggcggcggcagcagcgTCCTGTCGGTTCTCTGCCCGGCTCCGACCCCAGCCAACAACCTTGAACCCAAAACCATCCCAACTGTCAGCAACCCCAACAGCGTCTACCGG TTCAGCGAGTATTCTCCCGGCGCCCCTCAGACCTGGGTGAGGGAGAAGCGGAAGGCCTTCGCCGGTGACTCcta ccctcctcaccctcctccaacCGGAGGCCCAGGCTCCCAGTTCTCCATCCAGAAAGGCTTCAAGTCCTATCGAGCCACGTTCACCTTCACTGGGCCTCGGGTGGACAAGTACCACTGGGTCAGCAAGTCTCGGTCCTGA
- the LOC128457152 gene encoding heterogeneous nuclear ribonucleoprotein A/B isoform X1 has product MSDSENLLMETSEQNGNEGEEDQNGAEQEQEQELMAGDDCPEEVPEEVQDEVPEEAQEDAQEDVQEDALDECQEEGQGEGQDNGTDNGTDGGKIDASKGEEDAGKMFVGGLSWDTSKKDLKDYFSKFGEVSDCTIKMDSSTGRSRGFGFVLFKDAISVDKVLEQKEHRLDGRQIDPKKAMAMKKEPVKIFVGGLNPETTEDAIREYFGTFGEIDTIELPMDPKSKKRRGFIFITYKEEACVHKCLQKKFHNIQGGRCELKIAQPKEVYQQQQYGGGRGGGGGGGGGGGGGGYGGGGGGGRGRGRGGQNQGWNQGYGGNYWNQGYGGNQGYGYGGYSGYGNYDYNSGYYGYGGTGYDYSSTDQGNASYGKTPRRGGHQTGYKPY; this is encoded by the exons ATGTCAGACTCCGAGAATCTGCTCATGGAGACCTCAGAGCAGAACGGCAACGAGGGCGAGGAGGACCAGAACGGagccgagcaggagcaggagcaagaGCTGATGGCCGGAGACGACTGCCCGGAGGAAGTTCCAGAAGAGGTTCAGGACGAGGTTCCAGAAGAGGCTCAGGAAGATGCACAGGAAGACGTTCAGGAAGATGCGCTGGACGAGTGTCAGGAGGAAGGCCAGGGCGAGGGTCAGGACAACGGCACCGACAACGGCACAGACGGAGGCAAGATTGATGCCAGCAAGGGAGAGGAGGATGCTGG GAAAATGTTCGTCGGTGGTCTCAGCTGGGACACGAGTAAAAAGGACCTGAAGGATTACTTCAGTAAGTTCGGCGAGGTGTCGGACTGCACCATCAAGATGGACTCCAGCACCGGACGCTCCCGGGGCTTCGGCTTCGTCCTCTTCAAAGACGCCATCAGCGTTGACAAG gtgctggagcagaagGAACACAGACTGGACGGGCGTCAGATCGACCCCAAGAAGGCGATGGCCATGAAGAAGGAGCCCGTTAAGATATTTGTTGGAGGTTTGAACCCTGAGACGACGGAGGACGCCATCAGGGAATATTTTGGCACCTTCGGAGAG ATCGATACCATTGAACTTCCCATGGACCCCAAATCGAAGAAAAGGCGgggcttcatcttcatcacatacAAAGAAGAAGCATGCGTCCACAAGTGTCTGCAGAAGAAATTCCACAACATCCAGGGTGGAAGG TGTGAGCTGAAGATCGCTCAGCCCAAGGAGGtgtaccagcagcagcagtacgGAGGAGGACGtggcggcggtggtggtggtggaggaggaggaggtggtggtggttaTGGTGGAGGCGGTGGCGGAGGACGAGGCAGAGGCCGTGGAG GTCAGAATCAGGGCTGGAACCAGGGCTATGGTGGAAACTACTGGAACCAGGGATATGGTGGGAACCAGGGCTATGGCTACGGTGGATACAGCGGCTATGGAAACTATGACTACAATTCTGGTTACTATGGGTATGGCGGTACCGGATATGATTACA GCTCCACAGACCAGGGCAACGCCAGCTACGGCAAAACCCCCAGACGGGGGGGACACCAGACAGGCTACAAGCCATACTGA
- the LOC128457152 gene encoding heterogeneous nuclear ribonucleoprotein A/B isoform X2: MSDSENLLMETSEQNGNEGEEDQNGAEQEQEQELMAGDDCPEEVPEEVQDEVPEEAQEDAQEDVQEDALDECQEEGQGEGQDNGTDNGTDGGKIDASKGEEDAGKMFVGGLSWDTSKKDLKDYFSKFGEVSDCTIKMDSSTGRSRGFGFVLFKDAISVDKVLEQKEHRLDGRQIDPKKAMAMKKEPVKIFVGGLNPETTEDAIREYFGTFGEIDTIELPMDPKSKKRRGFIFITYKEEACVHKCLQKKFHNIQGGRCELKIAQPKEVYQQQQYGGGRGGGGGGGGGGGGGGYGGGGGGGRGRGRGGQNQGWNQGYGGNYWNQGYGGNQGYGYGGYSGYGNYDYNSGYYGYGGTGYDYRLQRSNESDR, translated from the exons ATGTCAGACTCCGAGAATCTGCTCATGGAGACCTCAGAGCAGAACGGCAACGAGGGCGAGGAGGACCAGAACGGagccgagcaggagcaggagcaagaGCTGATGGCCGGAGACGACTGCCCGGAGGAAGTTCCAGAAGAGGTTCAGGACGAGGTTCCAGAAGAGGCTCAGGAAGATGCACAGGAAGACGTTCAGGAAGATGCGCTGGACGAGTGTCAGGAGGAAGGCCAGGGCGAGGGTCAGGACAACGGCACCGACAACGGCACAGACGGAGGCAAGATTGATGCCAGCAAGGGAGAGGAGGATGCTGG GAAAATGTTCGTCGGTGGTCTCAGCTGGGACACGAGTAAAAAGGACCTGAAGGATTACTTCAGTAAGTTCGGCGAGGTGTCGGACTGCACCATCAAGATGGACTCCAGCACCGGACGCTCCCGGGGCTTCGGCTTCGTCCTCTTCAAAGACGCCATCAGCGTTGACAAG gtgctggagcagaagGAACACAGACTGGACGGGCGTCAGATCGACCCCAAGAAGGCGATGGCCATGAAGAAGGAGCCCGTTAAGATATTTGTTGGAGGTTTGAACCCTGAGACGACGGAGGACGCCATCAGGGAATATTTTGGCACCTTCGGAGAG ATCGATACCATTGAACTTCCCATGGACCCCAAATCGAAGAAAAGGCGgggcttcatcttcatcacatacAAAGAAGAAGCATGCGTCCACAAGTGTCTGCAGAAGAAATTCCACAACATCCAGGGTGGAAGG TGTGAGCTGAAGATCGCTCAGCCCAAGGAGGtgtaccagcagcagcagtacgGAGGAGGACGtggcggcggtggtggtggtggaggaggaggaggtggtggtggttaTGGTGGAGGCGGTGGCGGAGGACGAGGCAGAGGCCGTGGAG GTCAGAATCAGGGCTGGAACCAGGGCTATGGTGGAAACTACTGGAACCAGGGATATGGTGGGAACCAGGGCTATGGCTACGGTGGATACAGCGGCTATGGAAACTATGACTACAATTCTGGTTACTATGGGTATGGCGGTACCGGATATGATTACA GACTTCAGCGATCCAATGAAAGCGACCGCTGA